One genomic segment of Desulfocapsa sulfexigens DSM 10523 includes these proteins:
- a CDS encoding RluA family pseudouridine synthase, with amino-acid sequence MTKRPDKEEPIHCNILVKAPAVASQLLADSSGLPKERIKHAMLKGAVWLKRPGSKERRLRKAKFKLKTDDFIQLFYNADVLSQTPPEPTRIAENEEYSVWFKPPWLLSQGTRYGDHCSLLRLAQKSASDVDFKLIHRLDREASGLMVLAHNRNAAMLLSKLFQEDRIEKRYFAEVNGHPEIPEKGLFLNSEIDGKSASTEILRGYPGKTDGNTILDIRLHTGRLHQIRKHLADFGHPVIGDSKYGERQRGYYELHLCAWKIHFLSPFTQETVTYQAPLEMRPSFLKDTIATT; translated from the coding sequence ATGACCAAACGACCAGACAAAGAGGAACCGATACACTGTAACATTCTGGTAAAAGCTCCAGCAGTTGCAAGCCAGCTTCTTGCCGACAGCAGCGGCTTACCAAAGGAACGTATCAAACATGCCATGCTCAAGGGTGCCGTATGGTTAAAACGCCCAGGAAGTAAAGAGCGACGCCTCCGAAAAGCAAAATTCAAACTTAAAACAGACGATTTTATTCAACTCTTTTATAATGCGGACGTTCTTTCTCAGACACCTCCTGAGCCGACACGCATTGCAGAAAATGAAGAGTATAGTGTCTGGTTTAAGCCTCCATGGCTCCTCAGTCAGGGAACCCGCTACGGAGACCATTGTTCCCTGCTTCGATTGGCACAGAAGAGCGCCAGTGATGTCGATTTCAAACTTATCCACCGGCTTGACCGGGAAGCTTCGGGCCTGATGGTACTGGCCCATAATCGTAATGCGGCAATGCTCCTCTCGAAACTCTTCCAGGAAGACAGGATAGAGAAGCGCTACTTTGCTGAAGTCAATGGGCATCCGGAAATACCCGAAAAAGGCCTGTTTCTGAACTCAGAGATTGATGGAAAATCGGCATCCACGGAGATTCTTCGAGGATATCCTGGAAAGACAGATGGAAACACTATACTGGATATTCGCCTTCATACAGGAAGGCTGCATCAGATACGGAAACATCTCGCTGATTTTGGACACCCGGTTATAGGTGATTCCAAATATGGGGAACGACAGAGGGGATATTATGAATTGCATCTCTGCGCCTGGAAAATACATTTTCTCTCCCCCTTTACCCAGGAGACAGTTACATACCAGGCACCTCTCGAAATGAGGCCATCTTTTCTTAAAGATACAATAGCTACGACATGA
- the lpxB gene encoding lipid-A-disaccharide synthase: MNNRVMIIAGEASGDLHGGNLVRAMQAARPELSYTGMGGKELIAAGVNVLFDAKRIAVVGIAEVFTHLPDILAARKILRTALKEERPALLIIIDFPDFNLMLARSAKKLGIPVFYYITPQVWAWRSGRVKTIRERVDKIGVILPFEQDFFRSHGLTAEYVGHPLLDTVKSITGRDEFCKNHTIDTENLCIGLLPGSRRKEIATLLPILLQTAQRLQKQNCQKKQMVFLLPLASTVSETDIRENGLAEYGQGLDVRLIKENRYDMMAACDAAVVVSGTVTLELALLDTPMIVIYKLSRWTYRIAQLLVNSDLKHFSLVNLIGGKEIVPELIQEEVCPERIEEELMAILFDSQRRKEMLQGLELVRDRMGQSGASEKAAELALSLIS; encoded by the coding sequence ATGAATAACAGAGTAATGATCATTGCCGGAGAGGCATCCGGTGACCTGCATGGTGGAAATTTAGTCAGGGCCATGCAGGCTGCAAGGCCCGAACTCAGCTACACCGGGATGGGTGGTAAGGAACTCATAGCTGCCGGAGTGAATGTCCTGTTCGATGCGAAGAGAATTGCGGTGGTCGGGATTGCCGAAGTTTTTACTCACCTTCCTGATATCCTTGCAGCACGAAAAATATTACGAACAGCGCTTAAAGAAGAACGTCCTGCTCTTCTTATCATTATTGATTTTCCTGATTTCAACCTTATGCTTGCCAGGTCTGCAAAAAAACTTGGTATTCCAGTTTTTTATTATATCACACCTCAGGTGTGGGCCTGGCGCTCCGGACGGGTAAAGACCATTCGCGAACGGGTTGACAAAATTGGTGTAATTCTCCCTTTTGAGCAGGATTTTTTTCGCAGTCATGGTCTTACAGCGGAATATGTGGGCCATCCCTTACTCGATACTGTGAAGAGCATCACCGGGCGCGATGAGTTTTGTAAAAATCATACTATCGACACCGAAAATCTCTGTATTGGTTTGTTACCTGGCAGCAGGCGAAAGGAAATAGCGACTCTTCTGCCGATTTTACTGCAGACTGCTCAAAGGTTGCAGAAGCAGAACTGTCAGAAAAAACAGATGGTTTTCCTGCTCCCCCTGGCTTCAACCGTCAGCGAAACAGATATCCGCGAAAATGGGTTGGCTGAGTATGGTCAGGGGCTTGATGTCCGCCTGATCAAAGAAAATCGGTATGATATGATGGCAGCCTGCGATGCGGCCGTGGTGGTTTCCGGTACGGTAACTCTGGAACTTGCTCTTCTCGATACCCCAATGATTGTCATATACAAGTTGTCCAGATGGACTTATCGAATTGCACAGCTCCTGGTGAACAGTGATTTGAAACACTTTTCTCTTGTTAATCTGATTGGCGGAAAAGAGATAGTCCCGGAATTGATTCAGGAAGAGGTTTGTCCTGAACGCATTGAGGAAGAGCTTATGGCGATACTCTTTGACAGTCAAAGACGCAAAGAGATGCTGCAGGGCCTTGAGCTGGTGCGTGACAGGATGGGGCAATCAGGAGCTTCTGAGAAGGCCGCAGAGCTGGCCCTTAGTCTTATTTCCTGA
- a CDS encoding Gfo/Idh/MocA family protein: MKAGVIGVGYLGKYHAQKYRAMEDVELVGVADIDPDAAQAIAKENGCLAFTDYRELLELVDAVSVVVPTSYHYAVALDCIEAGVDMLMEKPITTTVAEADEIIEKAAEHDLILQVGHLERFNPAVEAMLPSLTVPVFIESQRISTFKNRGVDVDVVLDLMIHDIDIILNIIKSPLETIHTVGAPVVTDFTDIANARLIFENGATANVTVSRISRNNTRRMRIFQPGSFINVDFANRKVTTLHLKKNEFMANGMPKQDIVVSTFPKGDALNSEILHFVENVRNRTVPLVSGKEGRRALDVALQVIEQIKDHQKLGVYAEDMSGR, encoded by the coding sequence ATGAAAGCAGGTGTTATCGGGGTTGGGTATTTAGGGAAGTATCATGCTCAGAAATATAGGGCTATGGAGGATGTAGAGCTTGTCGGTGTCGCTGATATTGACCCGGATGCTGCTCAGGCAATTGCCAAAGAGAACGGTTGTCTTGCATTCACCGATTATCGAGAGTTGTTAGAGCTTGTTGATGCAGTTTCAGTCGTAGTACCGACAAGTTATCATTATGCGGTTGCTCTTGACTGCATTGAGGCTGGTGTGGATATGCTGATGGAGAAACCCATCACTACCACGGTTGCTGAAGCTGATGAGATTATAGAGAAAGCTGCAGAACATGATCTGATATTACAGGTCGGCCATCTTGAACGTTTTAATCCTGCAGTGGAGGCAATGCTTCCCTCCCTTACCGTTCCTGTGTTTATAGAATCCCAGCGAATCTCCACCTTCAAAAATCGTGGCGTTGATGTGGATGTTGTACTCGATCTCATGATTCATGATATTGATATCATCTTAAATATAATCAAATCTCCTCTGGAGACAATTCATACTGTCGGTGCTCCGGTCGTTACCGATTTCACGGATATTGCCAATGCCAGGCTTATCTTTGAGAATGGAGCTACGGCAAATGTTACGGTTTCACGGATTTCACGAAATAACACCCGGCGCATGCGTATTTTCCAGCCTGGTTCATTTATTAATGTTGACTTTGCCAATCGCAAGGTTACGACATTACACCTGAAAAAGAACGAATTTATGGCAAACGGTATGCCGAAACAGGATATCGTTGTGAGTACTTTTCCCAAGGGGGATGCCTTAAACTCTGAGATCCTGCATTTTGTTGAAAACGTGCGTAACCGCACCGTTCCACTTGTTTCTGGAAAAGAAGGACGGAGGGCGCTTGATGTTGCCCTGCAGGTGATTGAACAGATAAAGGATCATCAAAAACTTGGGGTGTATGCAGAGGATATGTCCGGAAGGTAA
- a CDS encoding ABC transporter ATP-binding protein, with protein sequence MLELRNITAGYGNIQVLHNIDIVINRGEIITLIGANGAGKSTTLMAVSGIVPVRSGKVIFEGEPIHRLPPEKLVAKGICQVPEGRHIFPALTVQENLDMGAFLRNDSDGIKEDLEYVFSLFPILADRRGQDGGTLSGGEQQMLAMSRALMARPKLLLLDEPSMGLAPLIIKQIFEIVKKINKEQNTTIFLVEQNANQALHIADRGYVIENGDITISDTAENLLKNQDIQKAYLGI encoded by the coding sequence ATGCTTGAATTGCGAAATATAACCGCCGGCTACGGGAATATCCAGGTTCTCCATAATATTGATATTGTAATTAATCGTGGGGAGATTATCACCCTGATTGGTGCAAATGGTGCTGGTAAGTCCACGACACTGATGGCAGTTTCAGGTATTGTTCCGGTACGCTCAGGGAAAGTTATTTTTGAAGGTGAACCCATTCATAGGCTTCCTCCTGAAAAACTTGTTGCAAAAGGAATCTGTCAGGTTCCAGAGGGGCGTCATATCTTTCCTGCGCTCACCGTTCAGGAAAACCTGGATATGGGAGCCTTTTTACGAAATGACAGTGATGGTATAAAAGAGGATCTTGAGTATGTGTTTTCTCTTTTTCCAATTCTGGCAGACAGGCGAGGGCAGGATGGTGGTACCCTGAGCGGTGGTGAGCAGCAGATGCTTGCCATGTCACGAGCACTCATGGCCCGTCCTAAATTACTGTTGCTCGATGAACCGTCAATGGGGCTGGCTCCACTTATTATTAAGCAGATTTTTGAAATTGTTAAGAAAATAAACAAAGAACAGAATACGACGATATTTCTGGTGGAACAAAATGCCAATCAGGCGCTGCATATTGCTGATCGTGGGTATGTCATCGAAAATGGTGATATTACCATCAGTGACACAGCCGAGAACCTGCTAAAAAATCAGGATATACAGAAAGCCTACCTGGGAATCTGA